The window AAAAGCTCGCCCGCTTGGCCGACGACCCCAACGACCCCTTTCGATCCGCCGTGATCGCCCGGGTCGGTCCCCGGGAAGCCGTCCGCGTGGAGGCGCCTCTGCGAAAAATGATCCTGGCCCTTCCGGACATGCTGGCTCAAATCGGCCAATGGTCGCGCGAGTTGCCCGTTCCCCCCGCCCTGCGGCGGGTCCACACGTTGGCCTTGGCTTACCTTATGAACCCGGAGGATTTTCTTCCCGAAAAGGCCCACGGGTTGTTTGGTTACCTTGACGACGCCTTCCTGGTGGCCTCCGTTTTCAATCGAACCCTGGAAGAAGTGGGACCGGCGGGCCTGCGCCCCCTGACGGACAACGTGGCCCTCGCCTCGGCCGTTCCGGGGTGGGTGGAAACGACGCGAGCATTTCACGCCGAGATGTCCGAAAAAGTCGAAATTCTTCTGGAGGGACGGCCGGTGCGTCCCAATCCGACCCCGCGAAGTCGGCGGCGAGTTCCCAAGAAAGGATAAAATACATCCATGCCTCTTCCCGTATTGTTGATTCTCGGCGGTTTGGTCCTCCTCGTCGGCGGGGCGGAATTGTTGGTCCGCGGGTCAAGCCGATTGGCTCTCCGGCTTGGCGTGCCCTCTTTGGTGGTGGGCCTCACGGTGGTCGCCTACGGCACCAGCACGCCCGAATTGGTCGTGAGCGCCAAAGCCGCGCTGTCGGGTCAAGCCGACCTCGCCCTGGGCAACGTGGTGGGATCGAACATTTTTAATGTGCTTTTAATTTTGGGAGCCTCCGCCCTGCTGGCTCCCCTGCGGGTCACCCGTCCCATTATTTGGCGGGAGGTCCCGGTCATGATCGGCACAAGCCTCCTGGCCTGGGGTTTGGCCCTGGACGGTCGAATCTCCCGCGGCGACGGGACGCTCCTGGTCGCCCTTTTGATCGCTTACACCATTTACCAAATCCAAGCCGGATTAAAGGAAGGCGGAAAAAAACCCGCCGAAGAACGGACCAAAGTGTCCATTCTCGGCAGCCTGGTTTCCATCGCGGTGGGTTTGGCGGTGCTGGTTTGGGGCGCGCGGTGGCTTCTGGAGGGCTCGGTGAGCCTCGCGCGGGGCCTCGGGGTGAGCGAACTCATCATCGGGTTAACCATCGTGGCCGCGGGGACCAGCCTGCCCGAGGTCGCCACCTCCCTTTTGGCGACATGGCGCGGCGAGCGCGAAATCGCCATCGGCAACGTCGTGGGGTCCAACATCTACAACGTCCTGGGTGTGCTGGGGTTGGCGGCCGTCATCGGCCCCGAGGGGGTCGCGGTATCCTCCCCCGCTTTGAACTTTGATATTCCCGTCATGGTGGCCGTGTCGGTGGCCTGCCTGCCGATTTTCCTGACCGGGCATTTGATCGCCCGCTGGGAGGGGGTCCTCTTCCTCTTTTACTACGGCGCCTACACGCTCTTTTTAATCCTTAATGCCGCGGGCCATGACGCGCTCCCCGCTTTCAGCGCGACCATGCTGTGGGGCGCTCTTCCGTTGACCGCCATGACGCTCCTGGTCGGAATCGTCCGACATCGAAGAACCACGCGGATGGAAAGGCGTCCATGAAAAAGTTTTGGGGGGGTGGCGGGGGTTGGAACAACCTCTTTACGGCCGGGTGGTTTGCCCTCGAACCGCCTGTGGGACCCTATCACCACCCAGAAGAGGATTTAAAATTTGCGGGGGTCGGAACAATCCTGATCCCGTGATCTTGTTCTTTGTCCTGGGCCTGTTGGCCGGCGGCGCCAAAAGCGATCTGCGGCTGCCCGAACCCATCTACAAAATGCTGAGCATCTATCTGCTTGTGACGATTGGGTTGAAGGGGGGCGTGCATTTGGCCGAACACGCCGGGTGGAAACTGGCGGGGCCCGTGATCGCCGCGGTTCTGTTGGCTCTGCTGATCCCGACCTTCACTTATGTTGTGGTGAAACGGTGGGGCGGCTTTTCGAGGGACGACGCCGCCGCCCTCGCCGCCCACTACGGAAGCGTCTCCGCGGTGACCTTCGCCGTGGGACAAACCTTTTTGGACCGGTTGGGCCTGTCCTACGAGGCCTATCTCACCCTTTTGGTGGCCGTGATGGAAGTGCCCGCCATCGGGCTGGCGGTGGCCCTGGCGCGCCGGGGCGAGGGGAA of the Elusimicrobiota bacterium genome contains:
- a CDS encoding DUF1232 domain-containing protein; the encoded protein is MLNAFKEKLARLADDPNDPFRSAVIARVGPREAVRVEAPLRKMILALPDMLAQIGQWSRELPVPPALRRVHTLALAYLMNPEDFLPEKAHGLFGYLDDAFLVASVFNRTLEEVGPAGLRPLTDNVALASAVPGWVETTRAFHAEMSEKVEILLEGRPVRPNPTPRSRRRVPKKG
- a CDS encoding calcium/sodium antiporter; the encoded protein is MPLPVLLILGGLVLLVGGAELLVRGSSRLALRLGVPSLVVGLTVVAYGTSTPELVVSAKAALSGQADLALGNVVGSNIFNVLLILGASALLAPLRVTRPIIWREVPVMIGTSLLAWGLALDGRISRGDGTLLVALLIAYTIYQIQAGLKEGGKKPAEERTKVSILGSLVSIAVGLAVLVWGARWLLEGSVSLARGLGVSELIIGLTIVAAGTSLPEVATSLLATWRGEREIAIGNVVGSNIYNVLGVLGLAAVIGPEGVAVSSPALNFDIPVMVAVSVACLPIFLTGHLIARWEGVLFLFYYGAYTLFLILNAAGHDALPAFSATMLWGALPLTAMTLLVGIVRHRRTTRMERRP